One stretch of Hevea brasiliensis isolate MT/VB/25A 57/8 chromosome 12, ASM3005281v1, whole genome shotgun sequence DNA includes these proteins:
- the LOC110638712 gene encoding cation/H(+) antiporter 24-like, whose product MKVEPDTSLHVKQILSRIKIICQKINTPHPLGVFYGENPFDYSFSLISFQIILIILISRIIRLLLKPLKQPKIVSDILGGIIIGPSVLGQSPTFTRTLFPENAVFLVQNVGIMGFMYFLFLAGVKMDLNLVRKSGRKHMWTAMIGVIVPAIVVAMVGAVLQSSMDKELGRVSGIGAVATNLALTSFPVIYLVLKELNLLSSEVGRMALAVAVIGDLLGIFVIIIFEALKQGEFSTQSALWYSVSTAIIWVFFVIPVRRVMAWIVRRTPEGKPADQGFVILILLGVLVMGFFTDMFGIAIANGSLWFGLVVPDGPPLGATIVEKSETIVMEILMPFAFAFIGLCTNVVSMASYGWSGLAPLFTMFIVGYISKIGSVWMSALYFDMPMKESLALGLILNLRGQFEILIYIHWMDKRIIGIPMFTMLVILTVLVTAICTPLIGKLYNPTRPYMVNRRRTIQHNPPGKELRTVICIFDEENVAGLIDLLEVSYPTHNNPFSIYGLHLVDLVGRATPVFIDHDKLDEPLKYTEHETIYNAFKIYQEARRDFVKLHFFTAFAAKRTMYQDICELALSSKASLIILPFEKGMLDAPPRTEIVRHGHGTQSISSNVIAHAPCSVGILIDKGHVRKPFMLHNIGQTFNNYVMLFLGGADAREALTYADRMAMNPEVSLLVVRVLAYNDEGNNELEKKLDDGVVTSFWVKNEKNERVIYREVVVRNGEETLAAIQAFNNSANDLWIVGRKQGINSVILQGLSNWGENHELGVIGDYIASLDFGSTASVLVIHQQVMRGQGMPTSES is encoded by the exons ATGAAAGTTGAGCCTGATACCTCTTTGCATGTAAAGCAAATCCTTTCTCGAATTAAAATAATATGTCAAAAAATCAATACTCCCCACCCATTAGGTGTTTTTTATGGAGAGAACCCTTTCGATTACTCCTTTAGCCTAATATCGTTTCAAATCATACTAATCATTTTAATTTCTCGGATTATTCGTCTTCTTCTTAAGCCTCTAAAGCAGCCCAAAATTGTCTCTGACATCCTT GGTGGCATAATAATTGGACCCTCTGTACTCGGACAAAGCCCGACATTTACTCGCACATTGTTCCCAGAAAATGCTGTTTTTTTGGTGCAGAATGTTGGAATTATGGGTTTtatgtatttccttttcttggctggagTTAAAATGGATCTCAACCTGGTTCGAAAATCAGGAAGGAAACATATGTGGACTGCCATGATAGGAGTTATAGTACCCGCTATAGTTGTGGCTATGGTCGGGGCCGTTCTTCAATCATCCATGGATAAAGAACTTGGAAGAGTCTctggaattggagcagttgctacAAATTTGGCTTTAACATCATTTCCTGTGATTTATCTCGTCCTCAAAGAGCTAAACCTGCTTAGCTCAGAGGTAGGACGGATGGCATTGGCAGTAGCTGTAATTGGGGATTTACTTGGTATTTTTGTTATCATTATTTTTGAGGCATTGAAACAAGGTGAATTCAGCACTCAAAGTGCTTTATGGTATTCGGTTTCCACAGCTATTATATGGGTATTTTTTGTCATTCCTGTTCGAAGAGTAATGGCTTGGATTGTTAGGAGAACCCCAGAAGGGAAACCAGCAGATCAAGGCTTTGTGATTCTCATCTTATTAGGGGTACTTGTGATGGGATTCTTCACTGACATGTTTGGAATAGCCATTGCTAATGGGTCTTTGTGGTTTGGGTTGGTCGTGCCTGATGGTCCTCCATTAGGAGCTACAATTGTGGAGAAGAGCGAGACCATAGTGATGGAAATTTTGATGCCATTTGCATTTGCCTTCATAGGTTTATGCACCAATGTGGTTTCCATGGCCAGTTATGGCTGGTCAGGATTAGCACCTCTCTTTACCATGTTTATTGTTGGATATATATCTAAAATTGGTTCAGTTTGGATGTCTGCTCTCTACTTCGATATGCCAATGAAAGAAAGCCTCGCCCTGGGTCTTATTTTGAATTTGAGAGGCCAATTTGAGATTTTGATTTATATCCATtggatggataaacgg ATAATTGGTATCCCAATGTTCACAATGTTGGTGATATTAACAGTTCTGGTGACTGCCATATGCACTCCATTGATCGGCAAGCTCTACAATCCAACGAGGCCTTACATGGTAAATAGAAGAAGAACCATACAACATAACCCTCCAGGGAAAGAGCTTCGCACAGTAATATGcatctttgatgaagaaaatgtaGCTGGTCTCATTGatctccttgaggtttcatatcCAACACATAATAATCCGTTCTCAATTTATGGTCTCCATCTGGTGGATCTTGTAGGCCGTGCAACTCCAGTGTTTATAGACCATGATAAATTAGACGAGCCTTTGAAGTATACAGAACACGAAACCATCTATAATGCCTTTAAAATTTATCAAGAAGCAAGGCGTGATTTTGTAAAGCTCCATTTCTTCACAGCTTTTGCTGCAAAGCGAACCATGTACCAAGACATCTGTGAGTTAGCTTTGTCGAGTAAAGCTTCTCTCATTATTTTGCCATTTGAAAAGGGAATGCTAGATGCTCCTCCAAGAACTGAAATTGTGAGGCATGGACATGGAACGCAGTCCATAAGTTCAAATGTCATAGCTCATGCACCTTGCTCAGTTGGAATTCTTATTGACAAGGGTCATGTTCGCAAACCATTTATGTTACACAACATTGGACAAACATTCAACAATTATGTTATGTTATTTTTAGGAGGTGCAGATGCTCGAGAGGCACTTACATATGCGGATCGAATGGCTATGAATCCTGAGGTTTCTCTCCTGGTAGTAAGGGTCCTTGCATATAATGACGAGGGAAATAATGAGTTAGAGAAGAAGCTCGATGATGGGGTGGTGACATCGTTTTGGGTGAAAAATGAGAAGAATGAAAGAGTGATTTATAGAGAGGTTGTGGTGAGGAATGGAGAAGAAACTTTGGCCGCAATCCAAGCCTTTAATAATAGTGCTAATGACCTTTGGATTGTTGGAAGGAAACAAGGGATAAATTCTGTCATCCTTCAAGGATTGTCAAATTGGGGTGAAAATCATGAATTGGGAGTCATAGGAGATTATATTGCATCTCTTGATTTTGGTAGTACAGCTTCTGTTTTAGTAATACATCAACAAGTTATGAGAGGCCAAGGGATGCCTACAAGTGAATCATAA